In a single window of the Allobranchiibius huperziae genome:
- a CDS encoding ComEC/Rec2 family competence protein: MSADRLSGDLEKGDGEPVGRPPLDLRMLVPALMAWACTVVALPQPVTVVLGIAIGCLVLGVLCLLVGRGRRSSGWRAGIALGWLCTALLLGALVAHQSARTAGPVETLAAQRAIVRVTAVVESDPRLVVTNPARPTVIYRASVRAVVGRGARSTPDTPVLVFARPTWRAPAWHDRIEFTGRLQPADAGDDVTALLDARSPPRVVGRPGPLTRWVESLRSDTRAATASLPADPRGLVPALVTGDTARMPTRLNDDMRATGLTHLSAVSGSNVTFVLVGAGWLAGWCRVPRRWRTPLALLVLGWFVLLCRPEPSVLRAAVMGVVGLLGVSMSRRRVGSSALAAAIVVLLAWDPWLARSYGFALSALATLGLLLFARPWSDAMAARLPLRLRPVADAIAIPLAAQAACAPVIVLLQSSVSLVGVPANLLAAVFVEPATLAGVVTVLASPLGPAVAAVPAWCAAVPAWGIAWVAHVGARVPGGVLPWPSGLGGALLLGALTVLAIWGGVGLWGRARTHPALAAGCALALTAAAWPLPHLGWPPQGWVWISCDVGQGDGGVLATTPGHGVVVDTGPDPQHIDACLHRAGVTRIDAIVLTHFHLDHVGGLTGALRGRSVGEIFVTPVVATSAPGTREAASNAPLVHRLAAASHIPVRTLVTGDTVNWPGVHAVVLWPSREIDAGSIQNNASITLDVRTHGLRILLTGDIEREAGAAVYGELSHQPTGPPFDVLKVAHHGSANQSADLVRFVHAPISIISVGAHNDYGLPTPSTLSLLKSLPGATYRTDRGGDVVVAVRDGRVTVDRP; this comes from the coding sequence ATGAGCGCGGATCGCCTTTCCGGCGACCTGGAGAAGGGAGACGGCGAGCCGGTGGGCCGCCCGCCGCTGGACCTGCGGATGCTGGTGCCGGCACTCATGGCCTGGGCGTGCACCGTGGTGGCCCTCCCGCAACCCGTGACCGTGGTCCTCGGCATCGCGATCGGATGCCTCGTCCTCGGCGTGCTCTGCCTCCTCGTCGGCCGCGGGCGCCGCTCCTCGGGGTGGCGGGCGGGCATCGCCCTGGGCTGGCTCTGCACCGCGCTGCTGCTCGGCGCATTGGTAGCCCACCAGAGCGCCCGCACCGCGGGCCCTGTCGAGACACTGGCAGCTCAGCGGGCGATCGTGCGGGTGACCGCCGTGGTCGAATCCGACCCACGTCTCGTCGTGACGAATCCGGCGCGACCGACGGTCATCTACCGCGCCTCGGTGCGTGCGGTCGTCGGGCGGGGCGCCCGCAGCACCCCCGATACCCCCGTGCTGGTCTTCGCCAGGCCCACGTGGCGGGCACCGGCCTGGCACGACCGCATCGAGTTCACGGGGCGGCTGCAACCGGCGGATGCCGGTGACGACGTCACGGCCCTTCTCGACGCTCGATCGCCCCCGCGCGTGGTCGGCAGGCCCGGTCCGCTGACCCGGTGGGTGGAGTCGTTGCGGTCCGACACCCGCGCCGCGACGGCATCGCTGCCCGCCGATCCGCGCGGCCTGGTCCCGGCCCTGGTCACGGGCGATACCGCGCGGATGCCCACGCGGTTGAACGACGACATGCGGGCCACCGGGCTCACCCACCTGTCCGCGGTGTCGGGATCCAACGTCACGTTCGTCCTCGTCGGTGCGGGCTGGCTGGCGGGCTGGTGCCGGGTCCCGCGCCGGTGGCGTACGCCGCTCGCGTTGCTCGTCCTCGGCTGGTTCGTCCTGCTGTGCCGACCCGAGCCGAGCGTGCTACGGGCCGCGGTGATGGGCGTGGTCGGTCTGCTCGGGGTGTCGATGTCACGCCGCCGGGTCGGTTCGTCCGCGCTGGCGGCGGCGATCGTCGTACTCCTGGCCTGGGATCCGTGGCTGGCCCGCTCGTACGGGTTCGCCCTCTCTGCCCTGGCCACCCTGGGTCTTCTGCTCTTCGCCCGGCCGTGGAGTGACGCGATGGCGGCGCGGTTGCCCCTCAGGTTGCGACCGGTCGCCGACGCGATCGCGATCCCGCTGGCAGCGCAAGCGGCGTGCGCCCCCGTGATCGTGCTGCTGCAGTCGTCGGTGAGTCTGGTCGGGGTGCCCGCCAATCTGCTCGCTGCGGTCTTCGTCGAGCCGGCCACCCTCGCCGGCGTCGTGACCGTGCTGGCGAGCCCGCTCGGTCCGGCGGTCGCCGCAGTTCCGGCGTGGTGCGCGGCCGTCCCGGCCTGGGGCATCGCCTGGGTGGCCCACGTCGGCGCCCGGGTGCCGGGCGGGGTCCTGCCGTGGCCGAGCGGGCTGGGCGGTGCGCTCCTGCTCGGCGCGCTCACCGTGCTCGCGATCTGGGGCGGCGTCGGGTTGTGGGGGCGTGCCCGTACCCATCCGGCGCTGGCCGCCGGCTGCGCGCTGGCGTTGACGGCCGCGGCGTGGCCGCTGCCGCATCTCGGCTGGCCGCCGCAGGGGTGGGTGTGGATCTCCTGCGATGTCGGGCAGGGCGACGGCGGGGTGCTCGCCACGACTCCGGGGCACGGCGTCGTCGTCGACACCGGGCCCGACCCGCAGCACATCGACGCCTGCCTGCATCGCGCCGGCGTCACCCGTATCGACGCGATCGTGCTCACTCACTTCCACCTCGACCACGTCGGCGGTCTGACCGGTGCCCTGCGGGGGCGATCCGTCGGGGAGATCTTCGTGACGCCGGTGGTCGCGACGAGCGCGCCCGGTACCCGGGAGGCGGCCAGCAACGCCCCGCTGGTGCACCGGCTTGCCGCCGCGAGCCACATTCCGGTGCGCACCCTGGTCACGGGAGACACCGTGAACTGGCCCGGGGTGCACGCCGTCGTGCTGTGGCCGAGCCGCGAGATCGACGCCGGCTCGATCCAGAACAACGCGAGCATCACCCTCGACGTGCGCACCCACGGCCTGCGGATCCTTCTGACCGGTGACATCGAGCGTGAGGCGGGCGCTGCCGTGTACGGCGAGCTGAGTCATCAGCCGACGGGGCCGCCCTTTGACGTGCTCAAGGTGGCCCACCACGGCTCGGCCAACCAGTCCGCCGACCTGGTGCGCTTCGTGCACGCACCGATCTCGATCATCAGCGTCGGTGCTCACAACGACTACGGACTGCCGACGCCCTCGACGTTGTCGTTGTTGAAGAGCCTGCCCGGAGCGACCTACCGCACCGACCGCGGAGGGGACGTGGTCGTGGCTGTGCGCGACGGGCGGGTCACCGTCGACAGGCCCTGA
- a CDS encoding helix-hairpin-helix domain-containing protein, translating to MPRVRAEQAAPDRLAAVLDELDAVRRPLGWVPTQESLLDSRRPAIQPAAAGETRGSARLARRGGGGRHAGTSGDLRPHAPLLRTPAALRDAQVAPSRLAVLGVLVVVLVAGLVLGGRVLLARASATSTPVAAGSAPRSAATTTAGVSRFGSSSTAPSAVPTSSAATTVVVQVVGQVRHPGVVTLRAGARVQDAVAAAGGALPSADLTAVNLARVVTDGEQIQVPKPGQTMTPAPGAVGGGSGEGSAPVTAAGGGSSDASAGGVIDLNTADVTSLDALPGVGPVLAQRIVDWRTQNGRFTSVDELGEVSGIGDKVLARLRPHVTV from the coding sequence ATGCCACGTGTTCGTGCCGAACAGGCCGCCCCCGATCGCCTGGCCGCAGTCCTGGACGAGCTCGATGCCGTACGACGCCCGCTCGGCTGGGTGCCGACGCAGGAGTCACTGCTCGACAGTCGGCGTCCGGCGATCCAGCCCGCAGCGGCGGGAGAGACCAGGGGTTCCGCCCGGCTGGCGCGACGAGGCGGTGGAGGACGTCACGCCGGGACGAGCGGAGACCTCCGCCCGCACGCTCCGCTGTTACGGACGCCTGCCGCCCTCCGGGACGCGCAGGTGGCGCCGAGCAGGCTGGCGGTGCTCGGGGTACTGGTCGTGGTGCTCGTCGCGGGGCTGGTCCTCGGTGGACGTGTGCTGCTCGCTCGCGCGTCGGCGACGTCGACGCCCGTCGCCGCGGGGAGCGCCCCGCGGTCGGCCGCCACGACCACCGCCGGGGTGAGCCGGTTCGGCAGCAGCTCCACCGCCCCGAGCGCAGTGCCCACGAGCTCGGCCGCGACCACCGTCGTCGTGCAGGTGGTCGGCCAGGTGCGCCACCCCGGCGTGGTCACGCTGCGTGCCGGCGCACGGGTGCAGGACGCGGTTGCCGCCGCTGGCGGCGCATTGCCGTCCGCGGACCTGACCGCCGTGAACCTCGCCCGGGTGGTCACCGACGGAGAGCAGATCCAGGTGCCGAAGCCTGGCCAGACGATGACGCCGGCGCCGGGCGCCGTGGGCGGTGGCAGCGGCGAGGGCTCGGCGCCCGTGACGGCGGCGGGCGGCGGCTCCTCCGACGCCTCGGCCGGGGGAGTGATCGACCTCAACACCGCGGACGTCACGAGCCTGGACGCACTGCCGGGGGTGGGACCGGTGCTCGCCCAGCGGATCGTCGACTGGCGCACCCAGAACGGCCGGTTCACCAGCGTCGACGAGCTGGGGGAGGTGAGTGGCATCGGCGACAAGGTGCTCGCGCGGCTACGACCGCACGTGACGGTATGA
- a CDS encoding DegV family protein: MNVAVVTDSTAYLPGDLAARHHVRVVPLHVVIGGTSYEEGRDISSADVAEALRAFRPVSTSRPSPGAFLEVYEELAHAGARHIVSVHISGAMSATGSSAEIAAEESPVPVTVVDSRSIGMAMGYAVLAAAEVAAGGAAPEVVAQVARDHAAAASVGFYVDTLEYLRRGGRIGKAAALFGSALAIKPLLTMTDGQIEPLERVRTTGKALARMRERAVEAAAAMDGPDGVDIAVHHLDSRERAEQLVESLADAVPQARRVLLVELGAVVGAHVGPGTLATAVSPRLGARSAILGASA; the protein is encoded by the coding sequence GTGAACGTCGCCGTCGTGACGGACTCCACGGCGTACCTGCCGGGGGATCTGGCGGCCCGTCACCACGTGCGCGTGGTGCCGTTGCACGTGGTCATCGGCGGCACGTCGTACGAAGAGGGCCGGGACATCTCCTCGGCCGACGTGGCGGAGGCGCTGCGGGCGTTCCGTCCGGTGTCGACGTCGCGTCCCTCGCCGGGGGCGTTCCTGGAGGTGTACGAGGAACTCGCGCACGCCGGGGCCCGGCACATCGTCTCGGTGCACATCTCGGGTGCGATGTCGGCCACGGGCTCCTCGGCCGAGATCGCCGCCGAGGAGTCACCGGTGCCCGTCACCGTCGTCGACAGCCGCTCCATCGGGATGGCGATGGGGTACGCCGTCCTCGCGGCCGCGGAGGTCGCGGCGGGCGGCGCCGCGCCGGAGGTCGTCGCCCAGGTGGCGCGCGACCACGCGGCCGCGGCGTCGGTGGGCTTCTACGTCGACACCCTGGAATACCTGCGCCGCGGCGGTCGGATCGGCAAGGCCGCCGCGCTCTTCGGCTCCGCACTTGCCATCAAGCCGCTGCTGACGATGACCGATGGTCAGATCGAGCCGCTGGAGCGGGTGCGCACCACCGGCAAGGCCCTCGCGCGGATGCGGGAGCGGGCCGTGGAGGCGGCCGCCGCGATGGACGGACCCGACGGCGTCGACATCGCCGTGCACCACCTGGACTCCCGCGAGCGCGCCGAGCAGCTCGTGGAATCCCTGGCCGACGCCGTGCCGCAAGCACGGCGGGTGCTGCTCGTGGAGCTCGGCGCCGTGGTCGGCGCCCATGTCGGCCCCGGCACCCTGGCGACCGCTGTCAGTCCCCGCCTGGGAGCGCGTTCGGCGATCCTCGGCGCATCCGCCTGA